CTTGTGACAGGAAAGATAATCTCTATTTTTAACGTGCTGACTACAGTTCTATATTTTCAAGGAATTTATTAGTTTTTTTAGGGAATAAACGCAGCTCGCTACTCCCCAAAATCGTTGCTTTATTTTTTATGACCGGTTACACTTGTCAATGGGAAAATACCACTTTCAACGTGCGCTTTTTCAATCAATAGACGTAATTCTTCTACTTTCTTTGGGTTTTCCTGAGCAATATTGTGTTGTTCTGTTGGATCTTGTTTGAGATTATATAGTTCGGCTGTAGGCTGACTACTTGTAACTTTTTGTAAGATAAGTTTCCAATCTCCCTGGCGCAAGGCTTGACGTCCTCCATCTTCATGAAATTCCCAATACAGATATTGGTGCTGTTTCTGTTGCTTGTTTTTACCTAGCAGCGTTGGCAAAAATGAAATACCGTCTGTATAATGCGGTTTATTTGCTCCGGTAAGTTCGACCATCGTAGGCATAATATCCCAAAAAGCGCCCAGATAGTTTGAAGTTTTTCCTTCGGCAACTTTACCATGCCAATACACAATGAAAGGAGTCTTAATACCACCCTCATAGAGGTCGCGTTTGTTGCCGCGTAACCCCCCAGAGCTATTGAAAAAATTGGGATCTGCTCCGCCTTCTTTGTGCGATCCGTTGTCGCTCGTAAAAATGATAATAGTGTTATCTAATAGTTTGTTTTCGCGTAACCGATCAACAATTTGGCCAACATAAGCATCCATACGGCTTACCATACTCGCATACATGGCATGCGGCTTTTCTACCGATGCATAACCTGGAACAGTGGCTTGCGGTCCATAGTCATTTCCTTTATATGGTTTTTCCTCAAACCTGTTTGCATATAATTGATAATATTTGTCATCCGGACCTGATAATTCGGCGTGAGGAAGAACTGTCGGTACATAAAGGAAAAAAGGTTTCTCTTTATTTTGATCAATAAATTCCAAGGTCTTTTCTTGGATTAATGCTGGTGCATACTGTCCTTGGACTATTAAACCGTTGCTATGGAGTTCTATCCTTTCGTTATTATGCCAGAGGTGAGTTGGGTAGTAGCGATGGGACTGTCGTTGACAGTTATAGCCATAGAATTCATCGAATCCTTTTTGATCAGGAGCACCTGTTGTATTGACCATTCCAAGTCCCCATTTTCCAAACGCACCGGTTGTATATCCTGCCTGTTGTAGAAGCATAGCAAAAGTTTGTACAGAGTCGGCTAGCGGTTGTTGTCCTTCGGGCTCAATTTCTTTATTCCCGCGTACATAGGTGTGGCCAGTATGCTGTCCTGTCATTAAAGATGATCGTGACGGAGCGCATACAGATGTACCGGCGTAGAAGTTGTCAAATTTCATTCCTTTGGCGGCCAATGAATCGATATGCTTCGTTTCAATTTTTTGCTGACCGTATACACCAAGGTCTCCATAACCAAGATCATCTGCCATAATAAGTACAATATTCGGTCTTTGGTCCTTCTTTTGAGCTATAGCAAGAGAGGCTAGGGTCAAAAGAAGAAATAATATAAAAGATGTTTTCATTTGCATTCGGTTATTTCTTCAAATTAATTTTTTTCTTAGCTAAGACTGTCTATTAGTTTATACTGTCCATCAGTTTATATAGCAGTGCCACTTAATCCATATAAAACAGTAAGATGGACCTATTTAGTTTATTTTGAT
The Sphingobacterium multivorum genome window above contains:
- a CDS encoding arylsulfatase codes for the protein MKTSFILFLLLTLASLAIAQKKDQRPNIVLIMADDLGYGDLGVYGQQKIETKHIDSLAAKGMKFDNFYAGTSVCAPSRSSLMTGQHTGHTYVRGNKEIEPEGQQPLADSVQTFAMLLQQAGYTTGAFGKWGLGMVNTTGAPDQKGFDEFYGYNCQRQSHRYYPTHLWHNNERIELHSNGLIVQGQYAPALIQEKTLEFIDQNKEKPFFLYVPTVLPHAELSGPDDKYYQLYANRFEEKPYKGNDYGPQATVPGYASVEKPHAMYASMVSRMDAYVGQIVDRLRENKLLDNTIIIFTSDNGSHKEGGADPNFFNSSGGLRGNKRDLYEGGIKTPFIVYWHGKVAEGKTSNYLGAFWDIMPTMVELTGANKPHYTDGISFLPTLLGKNKQQKQHQYLYWEFHEDGGRQALRQGDWKLILQKVTSSQPTAELYNLKQDPTEQHNIAQENPKKVEELRLLIEKAHVESGIFPLTSVTGHKK